The window TTTTTGCTCATCGCGTAAAGTTCAGTGAGAATCATAAGGGGCAGTTTGGTTCCCCCTTTTTGTTCAATATGAGTTTGCACGTAATCGATAAGTTCAGGAATCAGTGTCGGGTCCATCTCACAGGCCATGTTATAGGCGCTTTGTGCTTTTCTATAATTTTCAGTGTCTGTATAGAGAATTGCCAGCAGTCTTTGAGCAGGCGCGGTTTTAAAAAGGTCCTCATTTTTTTCAATCCGCGAAGTAATTTCAGAATTATTATTTCCTGTTGTCTCAGCCAGTTTTTCCAGCCTGGCTACAGCTTCTTTGTAATTTTTAATATCGGAAAGCACGTCACAAAGCAGAAATGTTGTTCCGGGCAAATCATTATCTATCAGCAGGTTTGTCAATCTGTCGATAACGAATTCCTCTTTGTTTATACGCCCCGGGAGGGACTGATCTATTCTATCCTTTTCATCTCTTTTTTGCCGGCGTTCTTCTTCATACGCTAAGTATTTCTTGATTGAGCCTGTGCCCTCATTTTCCTTCCCCAGCCTTATAAGAACTTCACCCTTTAGTAACAGATGGTTTTCCGACTTTTTCTCAGAGTCACAAATTATATCAAGGATCTTTTCCAGAGGAGGATTCGCTAGAGCCGCTGATTTAAAGAATCTCTTCTCAGCCTTATCGGGGTGGTCGAGAAGCATTGACGCGAATCCGAGTATATATTCCAAGAGTGAGGACTCATGCAGTTCACTCTTGATAGAGAGAATTATCTTGCCGATTGTCTCTACGTGTTCAGGCGAGTTTTCAAGGGCGTTTAGCATGTAGGAGAGGGCGGGTTCGAACTCGCGTTTTTGAATGTGCAAGAGGCCCAGAAGGATTTCATTATCAGTAAATTTCGCAGAATTTGTCATTCCTCTCTTGATAAATCCACTGGATTTTGTTTTTGAACGGGCAGTTAAATCTGCCAAATATTCTTCAGACGCGGTGCCGAGAAAATCGTTCGCGCGTTCAAGGTTTTTACCTCTTATAAGCGATTCTAATACAAAGCTTCCAATAAAGGGGTTTGCAGTCTGATAGAATATCTCCTGAGAAAACTGTAAGATTTCCTTCTTTTTGCCCGGGTTGTTCCGCGAAGTTGATTTCAGCAGTTTTGCCGCTTTTTGAAAGTCAGCGAGGTCGACGCGCAGCTGAATCAGTTCCATCGATATATCAAAATTACCGGGCCACTTCTCGTGTCCTTTCAGGGCGTTTCTCAGCGCCCTTTCGAGGTCGCCTCTGCTTATGTCCTGATATACCCTCTTTAAAACCTTTTCTTCGGTTAAAAACAATTTATGTCCTTTAGTTTACTGGATATTAGCCTCTCGGTTGTATTTAAGCGAAATATGTTCCATCTTTCAGTAATTCGGCTAATTTTATTAATCGTTGATAAGTTTAAGTTTTAGAATTAAGATGTTGAATGAAAGGCATGCATTAAATATATTCTTTTTGCACTTTGCACAACGGACTTGCAATAATTAGACTGAATTGGGAATAGAAGATATTATGGAAAATAAAAAAAATGTGTATTACACAGTTTCAACAGAGGTTCAGTTTTCCGCTTCCCATTTGTTGAGGGATTATCCCGGTGACTGCGCGAGACTCCATGGGCATAATTGGGTTGTCCGCGCCTATTATCGTTTTACTGCCTTGGGAGATGACGGGATATCAGCTGATTATATTAAGCTCAAGTCGGACCTTTCACGTGAATTATTACCTCGTTTTGATCATCGTAATTTGAATGAAGTTAAACCTTTTGACAGGAAAAACCCTACGTCTGAAAATATAGCGGCGGAAATCTTCAGGATTTGCCGTGAAAATATCCATTATGAAGGCGGAAAACTTGTAGAGATAGAGCTCTGGGAAACTCCAACAGATATGGTGCGTTACGGTGAACGATAGAGACAATTCTATTGAAAACGCTCTGGTGCTGCTTTCCGGCGGGCTGGATTCAACCGTGGCTCTCGCTGTCGCGCAGAGGCGGTATAAACTTAAAACAGTTCTGTTCTTTGAATATAACCAGCATGCTCTTGAAAGAGAAAGGTCAGCTGTCAGAAGAATTGCCGGCTTTTATCAGCTTCCCATAGAGTATGTAAAACTGCCATGGCTTGGGGAAGGTTCCTCCTCTTCTTTGACAAGAGAAGTTTTGCAAAAGGAAGACGATTTTAGAAATGTAGAAGTTGGACAGGAAAATAAGAGGGACCCCTCTTCAGCCTGGGTAGAAAACAGAAACGGTATTTTTCTTAATATTGCCGCGGCATTTGCGTCATGGAAGCAGTGTTCGGTGATTATAACTGGATTCAACAGAGAAGAATCGCGCCTATTTCCTGATAACAGCAGCATTTATGTCGACGCGGTTAACCGCGCGCTGGATATTGGAGTTAGAAAGGATATCCGTGTTGAAAGTCCTACTCTGGATTTTGACAAGAAGAGGATAGCTAAAGAAGGGATGAAGCTTTCAATACCCTGGAAATACTTGTGGAGTTGCTACGGCGGCGGCAAATTGATGTGCGGAAAATGTTATTCATGCATGAAATTAAAGTCTGCCATTGAGGGGATGGGCGCCGCGGAAGTGATCTCTTTCGCTGAGGAGGAATAGTGAATAGTGGTAAATATTCAGTTCTCGAAACGAAATGGTTAGGGAGGCCAATTGATTATTCAGGCGATGAACTCAGGGGACATTTTGTCAGAGAACTCTCAGGCATAAAAAACGACGGGGTTGTCGCTTTTGCCGGTTCATGCAGTGTGAGAGGCGATAGCCTTGTTGATCTTGAAGACGCGGAAGCGGGAAGCACTATTGAGTCCGCGAATATGCTTCACTTTATCGGGGAGCATTTTGGCTGCCCTCTCCGTGAAGCTAATTTCAGGTTGAGAGTATTCGCATCGGTAGTGAAGGATCTTTTTCAAAAGTGTGTTCGTGATATCGAATTAGACAGATCTGGAGATGATCTCTTCATTGAAAATAGAAAGCTGACCGTGGCGATTTCAACACTTACCCCTGTTTCTGCTGTTTTTCATTTTGGAATTAACATCGATCCTGAAGGTGCCCCGGTACCCGCCGCGGGCCTTGAAGAGTTCGGCGTTGAAGTGAAATGGATGGCTGAAGAAACCCTTGAAAAGTACCGCCGGGAATGTAATTCAGTTGAGATGGCGCTCAGAAAAGTAAGGGGAAGATATTAGGCGGAGATTTTTTAAGTATTACTAAACCGCGCTATGTTATAGTCTAATACAATGGGAAAAATCACAGGATATATTTCAGAAATCTTTCGTTCTATTCAGGGTGAAGGCGAGTATGTGGGAGTTATGCAGGTTTTCCTGAGAATGGCCGGCTGCTCCAGGCATTGTGTGTATTGCGACACTCAGAATGACGTGGAGGAAAACAAGGTGTGTTGTTTTCATGAAGCTGGAGGAACGAGCAGA of the Candidatus Krumholzibacteriota bacterium genome contains:
- a CDS encoding 6-carboxytetrahydropterin synthase is translated as MENKKNVYYTVSTEVQFSASHLLRDYPGDCARLHGHNWVVRAYYRFTALGDDGISADYIKLKSDLSRELLPRFDHRNLNEVKPFDRKNPTSENIAAEIFRICRENIHYEGGKLVEIELWETPTDMVRYGER
- a CDS encoding 7-cyano-7-deazaguanine synthase, coding for MNDRDNSIENALVLLSGGLDSTVALAVAQRRYKLKTVLFFEYNQHALERERSAVRRIAGFYQLPIEYVKLPWLGEGSSSSLTREVLQKEDDFRNVEVGQENKRDPSSAWVENRNGIFLNIAAAFASWKQCSVIITGFNREESRLFPDNSSIYVDAVNRALDIGVRKDIRVESPTLDFDKKRIAKEGMKLSIPWKYLWSCYGGGKLMCGKCYSCMKLKSAIEGMGAAEVISFAEEE
- a CDS encoding DUF366 family protein — protein: MNSGKYSVLETKWLGRPIDYSGDELRGHFVRELSGIKNDGVVAFAGSCSVRGDSLVDLEDAEAGSTIESANMLHFIGEHFGCPLREANFRLRVFASVVKDLFQKCVRDIELDRSGDDLFIENRKLTVAISTLTPVSAVFHFGINIDPEGAPVPAAGLEEFGVEVKWMAEETLEKYRRECNSVEMALRKVRGRY